A DNA window from Micromonospora inyonensis contains the following coding sequences:
- a CDS encoding DUF3093 domain-containing protein: protein MSLSPSSPPSPPGEHIERLTLPWWLWLGGLAVAVLLAAEIWMGASGLRAWLPFAVLLPATAAGLWWLGRIRVAVGDGELRVDDARLPVHFVADVVPLDADGRREVLGVGADPLAFVVQRPWIGGAVQVLLDDPADPTPFWVVSTRHPVRLAAALLAARDAATDRRETVPAEADPAGG, encoded by the coding sequence GTGAGCCTGTCGCCTTCCTCCCCACCCAGCCCCCCCGGCGAGCACATCGAGCGGCTCACCCTGCCGTGGTGGCTCTGGCTGGGCGGCCTCGCGGTCGCGGTACTGCTCGCCGCCGAGATCTGGATGGGCGCGTCCGGCCTGCGCGCCTGGCTGCCGTTCGCGGTGCTCCTGCCCGCCACCGCCGCCGGGCTGTGGTGGCTGGGGCGGATCCGCGTCGCGGTCGGCGACGGCGAGTTGCGGGTGGACGACGCCCGGCTGCCGGTGCACTTCGTGGCCGACGTGGTGCCGCTGGACGCCGACGGGCGGCGTGAGGTGCTCGGCGTCGGCGCCGATCCGCTCGCCTTCGTGGTGCAGCGACCGTGGATCGGCGGGGCGGTGCAGGTGCTGCTCGACGACCCGGCCGACCCGACCCCGTTCTGGGTGGTCAGCACCCGGCACCCGGTCCGGCTCGCGGCGGCGCTGCTGGCCGCCCGCGACGCCGCCACCGACCGGCGGGAGACCGTTCCGGCCGAGGCCGACCCGGCCGGCGGCTGA
- a CDS encoding DUF4193 domain-containing protein has translation MATDYDAPRRDEVDLGEDSLEELKARRVDSQSGAVDVDEAEVAESFELPGADLTDEELTVKVLPMQQDEFRCARCFLVHHRSQLATERNGELICRECV, from the coding sequence ATGGCCACCGACTACGACGCCCCGCGTCGCGACGAGGTCGACCTCGGCGAGGACAGCCTGGAAGAGCTCAAGGCCCGGCGGGTCGACTCACAGTCGGGCGCCGTGGACGTCGACGAGGCCGAGGTGGCCGAGAGCTTCGAGCTGCCCGGTGCCGATCTGACTGACGAGGAACTGACAGTCAAGGTGCTACCGATGCAGCAGGACGAGTTCCGGTGTGCCCGCTGCTTCCTGGTGCACCATCGCAGCCAGCTGGCCACCGAGCGGAACGGAGAACTGATCTGTCGCGAGTGCGTGTGA
- a CDS encoding LytR C-terminal domain-containing protein produces the protein MRALVVVGLLAVFALVFAVVALVKDSQGDAGAAKGCPAGWPLADVTLRESKDVKINVYNATDKAGLAINVADDFRNRKFQVKKAGNDPQKRSVDEVAALRYGPKGVGSAHLLRAYFLNQAVYEYDAKREDDVVDVVIGESFQQLATTTEVNQSLGDLGSPQAPENTCPAPVDK, from the coding sequence GTGCGAGCACTCGTTGTCGTCGGTCTGCTGGCGGTCTTCGCGCTGGTGTTCGCGGTCGTGGCGCTGGTCAAGGACAGCCAGGGCGACGCCGGAGCCGCGAAGGGCTGCCCGGCGGGGTGGCCGCTGGCCGACGTCACACTGCGCGAGTCCAAGGACGTCAAGATCAACGTCTACAACGCCACCGACAAGGCGGGGCTGGCCATCAACGTGGCCGACGACTTCCGCAACCGGAAGTTCCAGGTGAAGAAGGCCGGCAACGACCCGCAGAAGCGCTCCGTCGACGAGGTGGCCGCGCTGCGGTACGGCCCGAAGGGCGTCGGCTCGGCGCACCTGTTGCGCGCGTACTTCCTCAACCAGGCCGTCTACGAGTACGACGCCAAGCGCGAGGACGACGTGGTGGACGTGGTGATCGGCGAGTCGTTCCAGCAGCTCGCCACCACCACCGAGGTCAACCAGTCCCTCGGTGACCTCGGCTCGCCGCAGGCCCCGGAGAACACCTGCCCGGCCCCGGTCGACAAGTAG